A genomic segment from Segniliparus rotundus DSM 44985 encodes:
- the tsaB gene encoding tRNA (adenosine(37)-N6)-threonylcarbamoyltransferase complex dimerization subunit type 1 TsaB, giving the protein MLALTLDTSTSDSSVGLVFWPPGGTGWRTLGEERVPGNVHVEQLAPMLERRLREARERHGQAGAVQAVVVGLGPGPYTGLRIGIATAAAYGDAAGLPVHGVCGLDAVAHDVSRAAPDEQDLLVVADAKRREVFWARYLGARRIGPLGVCPPAELPELLDGCVPQLAAGATRLLDGTALQDVPRSPVAAPSPCGLAAAIAQELLSGAAPGPLAPLYLRAPDAKPPAAPAVARNLTA; this is encoded by the coding sequence ATGCTTGCGCTGACTCTCGACACATCGACCTCGGACTCGTCCGTCGGGCTCGTGTTCTGGCCGCCTGGCGGAACCGGGTGGCGCACGCTGGGCGAGGAGCGGGTTCCGGGCAATGTCCACGTCGAACAACTGGCGCCGATGCTCGAACGTCGGCTTCGCGAGGCACGCGAGCGGCACGGGCAGGCAGGCGCGGTGCAGGCCGTTGTCGTCGGGCTCGGCCCCGGCCCGTACACCGGCCTGCGGATCGGGATCGCGACCGCCGCCGCGTACGGCGACGCGGCGGGGCTGCCGGTGCACGGGGTGTGCGGCCTCGACGCCGTCGCGCACGACGTCTCGCGCGCTGCCCCCGACGAGCAAGACCTGCTCGTCGTCGCGGACGCGAAACGCCGCGAGGTGTTTTGGGCCCGCTACCTCGGCGCGCGTCGGATCGGCCCGCTGGGGGTGTGCCCGCCAGCCGAACTGCCCGAACTGCTCGACGGCTGCGTCCCGCAGCTCGCCGCCGGGGCGACGCGCCTGTTGGACGGCACAGCGTTGCAGGACGTGCCGAGGTCCCCGGTCGCGGCGCCGTCCCCATGCGGCCTTGCCGCCGCCATCGCCCAGGAACTGCTTTCGGGGGCCGCGCCGGGCCCCCTGGCGCCGCTGTACTTGCGAGCGCCCGACGCCAAGCCCCCGGCCGCCCCTGCTGTGGCAAGGAATCTGACCGCATGA
- the rimI gene encoding ribosomal protein S18-alanine N-acetyltransferase, whose amino-acid sequence MTAWATVDALREVDLPRVVEIDQLLFQQEGPWTLAMFQGDLKAAHTRYFAARDLQGAVLGFAGVALLADAAEVITIGVDPVVQRTGAGRALLGALLYEAEGRDVFLEVRVDNEPAIALYTAEGFEKVSVRKNYYRRVGKDAVVMRRPAEFGGGA is encoded by the coding sequence ATGACCGCGTGGGCGACTGTGGACGCGCTCAGAGAGGTCGATCTGCCTCGCGTCGTCGAGATCGACCAGCTGCTGTTCCAACAGGAGGGGCCGTGGACGCTCGCGATGTTCCAGGGCGACCTGAAGGCAGCCCACACGCGGTATTTCGCGGCGCGGGATCTGCAAGGGGCCGTCCTCGGCTTCGCCGGGGTGGCGCTGCTCGCCGACGCCGCCGAAGTCATCACCATCGGTGTGGACCCGGTTGTGCAGCGCACCGGCGCGGGCAGGGCGTTGCTGGGCGCGCTGCTCTACGAAGCAGAGGGACGTGATGTTTTCTTGGAGGTCCGCGTGGACAACGAGCCCGCCATCGCGCTCTACACCGCGGAAGGGTTCGAAAAAGTCTCGGTGCGCAAGAACTACTACCGCCGCGTCGGCAAAGACGCGGTGGTGATGCGCCGCCCCGCGGAATTCGGCGGTGGCGCGTGA